One window of the Vigna radiata var. radiata cultivar VC1973A chromosome 1, Vradiata_ver6, whole genome shotgun sequence genome contains the following:
- the LOC106770449 gene encoding uncharacterized protein LOC106770449 has protein sequence MSLKYVEKFSFKFLQNALSVNAFTFPFHLHTHSFLPFPSLPPTHTHPRFRPRTTVFSAVMAEQSPAPPVRMVAVAGHGAVSPLKPASWEEVMLHTAKRLKWVDEGYELLVFTDECIVSSGEMSTRLQKELRDADILVIIAVTNKESVEWINNNSKTIENVICLDSSSDLKNRLGGYDVPSGVRGGISLFGTFQSDKAKESYEVVQTVSEAWDRHNSDDIRFCLLVIINAYIRPVPVLNNLRAKGFSTLNCMLRNCGRQVLNCLLDPNCRKALQCLNQCSPVDQVCNYRCIASYESANLEAFSLCVLQKNNCLGLEAEIPEKPCVPPMVKFRGQNLSYEMAEDLFVGWLGSLQWSWRVVAGQNPAYDQFPCQYQLFYRGKAKGSFWYEPVFQVRTLEGQMVWRRRKYRVRRGKVPGTFYFSVLDNGVVSNEFWTIVDVAENLSWGLFHYHGAARVAGQSYTGAVLVSPDGAFPTDRERTKIVAALDKCEIKEWELYNVDNCSCIDPPLGIPEGSSLHTLVQIEDPKQMSV, from the exons ATGTCTCTAAAATACGTTGAAAAATTCAGTTTTAAGTTTCTTCAGAATGCTTTATCTGTTAATGCTTTCACTTTTCCTTTTCACCTTCATACCCAttcctttcttcctttcccATCACTGCCACCTACTCACACTCACCCTCGCTTTCGACCACGCACAACCGTATTCTCCGCCGTGATGGCGGAGCAGTCACCTGCGCCGCCGGTGAGAATGGTAGCTGTCGCTGGTCACGGAGCTGTCAGCCCTCTTAAGCCCGCATCCTGGGAAGAAGTCATGCTTCACACC GCAAAGAGACTGAAATGGGTTGATGAAGGGTATGAGCTTCTTGTATTTACTGATGAATGTATTGTATCTAGCGGTGAAATGTCCACGAGACTTCAGAAAGAGTTACGGGATGCGGATATATTGGTGATTATTGCTGTTACAAACAAGGAATCAGTTGAGTGGATTAATAACAACAGCAAAACTATTGAAAATGTAATATGTCTTGACTCTTCATCGGATTTGAAGAACAGATTAGGAGGCTATGATGTTCCCAGTGGAGTGAGAGGTGGTATAAGTTTATTTGGAACTTTTCAATCTGATAAAGCTAAAGAATCCTATGAAGTAGTGCAGACAGTATCTGAAGCATGGGATCGACATAATTCTGATGATATAAGGTTCTGTTTGCTGGTAATAATCAATGCATATATAAGGCCCGTTCCAGTATTGAATAATTTGAGAGCTAAAGGTTTTTCTACCCTAAACTGTATGTTGAGGAACTGTGGTCGCCAGGTACTTAATTGCTTGTTGGATCCCAATTGTAGAAAGGCTCTTCAATGCTTGAATCAGTGTAGCCCTGTTGATCAAGTATGTAACTATAGGTGTATTGCTTCATATGAAAGTGCAAATCTAGAAGCCTTTTCACTATGTGTATTACAGAAAAATAACTGTCTTGGGTTGGAAGCAGAAATCCCTGAAAAACCATGTGTGCCTCCAATGGTGAAGTTTCGGGGGCAGAACTTAAGTTATGAAATGGCAGAAGATCTGTTTGTGGGATGGTTGGGGAGTTTGCAGTGGAGCTGGCGTGTGGTAGCAGGGCAGAATCCAGCATATGATCAATTTCCATGCCAATACCAACTATTCTATAGGGGAAAGGCAAAAGGGTCATTCTGGTATGAACCAGTATTCCAGGTAAGAACATTGGAAGGTCAAATGGTCTGGAGGAGGAGAAAATATAGGGTGAGAAGGGGCAAGGTACCTGGCACATTCTATTTCAGTGTATTAGACAACGGAGTTGTTTCAAATGAGTTTTGGACAATTGTGGATGTAGCTGAAAATCTTAGTTGGGGATTGTTCCATTATCATGGGGCTGCTAGAGTTGCAGGGCAGTCTTATACTGGAGCAGTACTTGTGAGTCCAGATGGAGCATTTCCAACTGACAGAGAGAGGACAAAGATTGTTGCTGCACTAGACAAGTGTGAAATTAAAGAGTGGGAGCTATATAATGTTGATAATTGTTCATGCATAGATCCTCCCCTGGGAATTCCAGAGGGTTCTAGTTTACACACTCTAGTCCAAATTGAAGATCCAAAGCAGATGTCTGTCTGA